The genomic window GCAAATAGAGAAATAAAGAATCAAATTGAGTAATGATATATCTCATCATGGGTGGAACCATCATCTGATACCATGTAGTCCATCACAGGATCCGAACCACACATGCGCGGTGGAACCTCCCTCTTCTCGCCACAGTCATGCTCCACGCAAGGCTGATACCCAGCAAAGCCGAAGCGGCGGCATGTTGCAGCGCACGCTCAGCAGAAACGTCGTCGGACCCTAATAAGCCCCGGTGATAACAGGCCGTCTCTTCCAACGCTTGGTCGAGACTCTGCGAGCTGCCGTCGCGTGCTGGCGTGTCATGTCGTATCACATCATGAAAATCGTAAAAAGTGTGCGCAGTTGATGCGCTGTGAATCCCCCGTTCCTTCAGGTTCCACGGCGGACCTTCTTGCTTCCCAGCGTGAGTGCGCGCCGGCGGATGGATCCTAGGTGGCCCTCATGATGGGTGGGACTGGTCGGGCTTTGTGCGCTTTCGCTGCCAGGTCGGCCGTTGCTGTTGGAGGACTCT from Ascochyta rabiei chromosome 2, complete sequence includes these protein-coding regions:
- a CDS encoding lariat debranching enzyme, which translates into the protein MASKFVENLEEVPITHPHLNVSLEDILAEEGRKRSASQSSESSNSNGRPGSESAQSPTSPTHHEGHLGSIRRRALTLGSKKVRRGT